From a region of the Streptomyces caniferus genome:
- a CDS encoding AfsR/SARP family transcriptional regulator, whose protein sequence is MRYGILGTTQANRADGTPVALGGPRLRALLAALALRPGRALSPDMLIADIWGLDPPADAAGALQALVGRLRRALGHAAVTSVDGGYRLCAEPDAVDLHRFERLAAEGGRALGAADPAGAATLLDDALALWRGPALADLPDAGVEAARAESRHLDAQRTRLAADLALGRADRALPTLLALCQDHPLDEPLQALRLRALRAAGRTAEALAAYEDIRTGLADRLGADPGPELRALHAELLRPPPEPTPPHPIPPQSPPPHPASGAVATAPAPYDGTGTGTPQVPGTVPPPAALAPTAHPTAVPAPFLTPSHPRPGNLRARLTSFVGRDTDLAAIRADLAEHRLVTLLGPGGAGKTRLSQEGAETAAAARPDAWPHGVWLAELAPVDDPQTVPEAVLTALGARETVVRGTTAEGLRAAADPTALDPLGRLAEHCAGRRMLLVLDNCEHVIGAAAELAERLLADCPGVTVLATSREPLAVPGEVLRPVEPLPDPVALRLLADRGAAALPGFRVDADEETTAACTEICRRLDGLPLAIELAAARLRLLAPRQLADRLDDRFRLLTSGSRTLLPRQQTLRAVVDWSWDLTDEPERAVLRRLSVFAGGCDLAAAEEVCGGDGVDGREVAGLLGSLIDKSLVVAAPAGKGYGEGRPGAGSLPGASGSPLAPPERGRGPAGEAAGPGTGGQMRYRLLETVAEYAGERLDEAGERTAAERRHLVAYRELARTTDPLLRGPGQRAGMERLELEHDNLRTALRRALAARDEHEALCLVLSLQWFWSLRDHRSDARHWATAAGALGPSPFGPDAEPAPDLYTGPIDTPPPMAPDQLLEARREVRLVALSSLDSDMEALRNPAMQRELAVMLTVYRPGMPQTCKVPGALWYYGVLLTGRFDDLAELVDSAVQACRDFGYDWELAYILQFRSKILNDRPRGLPQATRDADEGLRIFVRLGDAWGAAEALSGRGETHEKRGAYALAARDYRAAMVHAENLGAHGQTLLLRCRLGAALIEEGEAEAGERMLREVLAEAVKGNSGRDTEPFARMTLAMWLMLDGRLQEAREELHTVREIFTPRAPDLFVGMLEASLVSLDLDEGHREEELLTRFRTAMGTLQDSLTQMIAPDLPVVQLLTGARVLMAVRGVTAGPDAARLVGAYDALRVTSHVPPRIIRDDRARTEASARALLGDAAYADAYAEGGGLTLGEATALI, encoded by the coding sequence GTGCGTTACGGAATCCTCGGCACCACCCAGGCCAACCGGGCCGACGGCACCCCCGTCGCGCTCGGCGGACCACGCCTGCGCGCGCTGCTCGCCGCCCTCGCGCTGCGCCCCGGCCGGGCCCTGTCCCCGGACATGCTGATCGCCGACATCTGGGGCCTGGACCCGCCCGCCGACGCGGCCGGTGCGCTGCAGGCGCTGGTCGGCCGGCTGCGCCGGGCCCTGGGGCATGCCGCGGTGACCTCGGTCGACGGCGGCTACCGGCTCTGCGCCGAGCCCGACGCCGTCGATCTGCACCGCTTCGAACGGCTCGCGGCGGAGGGCGGCCGGGCGCTCGGCGCCGCCGACCCGGCCGGCGCCGCCACCCTGCTCGACGACGCCCTGGCGCTCTGGCGCGGCCCGGCCCTCGCCGATCTGCCCGACGCGGGCGTCGAGGCGGCCCGCGCCGAGAGCCGTCATCTGGACGCCCAGCGCACCCGCCTCGCCGCCGACCTCGCCCTGGGCCGGGCCGACCGGGCGCTGCCCACCCTGCTCGCGCTGTGCCAGGACCATCCGCTGGACGAGCCCCTCCAGGCCCTGCGGCTGCGCGCCCTGCGCGCGGCGGGCCGCACGGCGGAGGCCCTGGCGGCCTACGAGGACATACGCACCGGCCTCGCCGACCGCCTCGGCGCGGACCCGGGCCCGGAACTGCGCGCCCTGCACGCGGAACTGCTCCGCCCGCCGCCGGAGCCGACGCCGCCGCACCCGATACCTCCGCAATCGCCCCCGCCGCACCCGGCGTCCGGAGCCGTGGCCACCGCCCCTGCCCCGTACGACGGCACGGGCACGGGAACACCCCAGGTCCCCGGCACTGTGCCCCCGCCTGCCGCCCTCGCCCCCACGGCCCACCCCACCGCCGTCCCCGCCCCCTTCCTCACCCCGTCGCACCCCCGCCCCGGCAACCTCCGTGCCCGGCTCACCTCGTTCGTCGGGCGGGACACCGATCTGGCGGCGATCCGGGCCGACTTGGCAGAGCACCGGCTGGTGACCCTGCTGGGCCCCGGTGGCGCCGGCAAGACCCGGCTGTCGCAGGAGGGCGCGGAGACCGCGGCGGCCGCGCGGCCGGACGCCTGGCCGCACGGCGTATGGCTGGCCGAGCTGGCGCCCGTGGACGATCCGCAGACCGTGCCCGAGGCGGTGCTGACCGCGCTCGGCGCCCGCGAGACCGTGGTCCGCGGCACCACCGCGGAGGGCCTGCGCGCCGCCGCCGACCCCACCGCCCTGGACCCGCTCGGCCGGCTCGCCGAGCACTGCGCGGGGCGCCGGATGCTGCTCGTCCTCGACAACTGTGAGCATGTGATCGGCGCCGCCGCCGAGCTCGCCGAACGGCTGCTGGCCGACTGCCCCGGAGTGACGGTGCTGGCCACCAGCCGGGAACCGCTGGCCGTACCGGGCGAGGTGCTGCGGCCGGTCGAGCCGCTGCCCGACCCCGTCGCGCTGCGGCTGCTCGCCGACCGCGGGGCCGCCGCCCTGCCCGGCTTCCGCGTCGACGCCGACGAGGAGACGACGGCGGCCTGCACCGAGATCTGCCGGCGGCTGGACGGGCTGCCGCTCGCCATCGAACTCGCCGCGGCCCGGCTGCGGTTGCTCGCGCCACGGCAGCTCGCCGACCGGCTCGACGACCGCTTCCGGCTGCTGACCAGCGGCAGCCGGACCCTGCTGCCCCGGCAGCAGACACTGCGCGCGGTCGTGGACTGGTCCTGGGACCTGACCGACGAGCCCGAACGGGCCGTGCTGCGCCGGTTGTCCGTCTTCGCCGGCGGCTGCGATCTGGCCGCCGCGGAAGAGGTGTGCGGCGGCGACGGCGTCGACGGGCGCGAGGTGGCCGGACTGCTCGGCTCGCTGATCGACAAATCGCTGGTGGTGGCGGCACCGGCCGGCAAGGGGTACGGCGAGGGCCGCCCGGGTGCGGGGAGCCTCCCCGGCGCATCGGGGTCCCCCCTGGCCCCGCCCGAGCGGGGCCGAGGGCCCGCGGGAGAGGCGGCCGGTCCCGGCACCGGCGGGCAGATGCGCTACCGGCTGCTGGAGACGGTGGCGGAGTACGCCGGTGAGCGGCTGGACGAAGCGGGGGAGCGGACGGCCGCCGAGCGCCGCCACCTCGTCGCCTACCGCGAACTGGCCCGTACCACCGACCCGTTGCTGCGCGGCCCCGGCCAGCGGGCCGGCATGGAGCGGCTGGAGCTGGAGCACGACAACCTGCGCACCGCGCTGCGCCGCGCCCTGGCCGCGCGCGACGAGCACGAGGCGCTGTGCCTGGTGCTGTCCCTGCAGTGGTTCTGGTCGCTGCGCGACCACCGCAGCGACGCCCGCCACTGGGCGACGGCGGCCGGTGCGCTCGGCCCCAGCCCCTTCGGCCCGGACGCCGAACCCGCCCCCGACCTGTACACCGGACCCATCGACACACCACCGCCGATGGCTCCCGACCAGTTGCTGGAGGCCCGCCGTGAGGTCCGGCTGGTCGCGCTCTCCAGCCTGGACAGCGATATGGAGGCGCTCCGCAATCCGGCGATGCAGAGGGAGCTGGCCGTGATGCTCACCGTCTACCGCCCCGGCATGCCGCAGACCTGCAAGGTGCCCGGCGCGCTGTGGTACTACGGGGTGCTGCTCACCGGGCGGTTCGACGACCTGGCGGAGCTCGTCGACAGCGCGGTCCAGGCCTGCCGCGACTTCGGCTACGACTGGGAGCTCGCCTACATCCTGCAGTTCCGCTCGAAGATCCTCAACGACCGTCCCCGTGGCCTGCCCCAGGCGACCCGGGACGCCGACGAGGGGCTGCGGATCTTCGTCCGGCTCGGCGATGCCTGGGGCGCGGCCGAGGCGCTGTCGGGACGCGGCGAAACCCATGAGAAGCGGGGCGCGTACGCGCTGGCGGCCCGCGACTACCGGGCGGCGATGGTGCACGCCGAGAACCTGGGGGCGCACGGCCAGACGCTGCTGCTGCGCTGCCGGCTGGGCGCCGCGCTGATCGAGGAGGGCGAGGCGGAGGCCGGGGAGCGGATGCTGCGCGAGGTGCTGGCCGAGGCCGTCAAGGGCAACAGCGGCCGGGACACCGAGCCGTTCGCGCGGATGACCCTCGCGATGTGGCTGATGCTCGACGGGCGTCTCCAGGAGGCGCGGGAGGAACTGCACACGGTGCGCGAGATCTTCACTCCGCGCGCCCCGGACCTGTTCGTCGGGATGCTGGAGGCCTCGCTGGTCTCGCTGGACCTGGACGAGGGGCACCGCGAGG
- a CDS encoding site-2 protease family protein, with protein MTTAIRRADRRISPVFLALVAVMAVSGWAVWSGTLAAQTGVAVFSFVVSGWVVSLCLHEYAHARTALHSGDISVEAKGYLTLNPLKYTHALLSIVLPVIFVIMGGIGLPGGAVFIERGRIKGRWRHSLISAAGPLTNIVFAAVCTAPFWLHGLAGVPVPFRCALAFLALLQVTAAILNFVPVPGLDGYGVIEPWLSYKLRRQVEPFAPFGLLAVFGLLWVPEINQVFFELVNTILHGLGVSSLDTYLGQEFFRFWQGEPQLPQSGALF; from the coding sequence ATGACCACAGCAATCCGACGCGCCGACCGCCGCATCAGCCCGGTCTTCCTCGCGCTCGTCGCCGTCATGGCGGTGTCGGGATGGGCCGTGTGGAGCGGAACGCTCGCGGCGCAGACCGGCGTCGCGGTCTTCTCGTTCGTGGTGTCCGGCTGGGTGGTGTCGCTGTGTCTGCATGAGTACGCACATGCCAGGACCGCGCTGCACAGTGGCGACATCTCGGTGGAGGCCAAGGGATATCTGACGCTGAACCCGCTGAAATACACCCATGCGCTGCTCAGCATCGTGCTGCCGGTGATCTTCGTGATCATGGGCGGGATCGGGCTGCCGGGCGGCGCGGTGTTCATCGAGCGCGGCCGGATCAAGGGCCGCTGGCGGCACAGCCTGATCTCGGCGGCCGGGCCGCTGACCAACATCGTGTTCGCGGCGGTGTGCACGGCGCCGTTCTGGCTGCACGGGCTGGCCGGGGTGCCCGTTCCGTTCCGTTGTGCCCTGGCGTTCCTCGCGCTGTTGCAGGTGACCGCCGCGATCCTGAACTTCGTGCCGGTGCCGGGCCTGGACGGCTACGGGGTGATCGAGCCGTGGCTGTCGTACAAGCTGCGGCGGCAGGTGGAACCGTTCGCGCCGTTCGGGCTGCTGGCGGTCTTCGGCCTGCTGTGGGTCCCGGAGATCAACCAGGTCTTCTTCGAGCTGGTGAACACGATCCTGCACGGCCTCGGCGTCTCCTCGCTCGACACCTACCTCGGCCAGGAGTTCTTCCGCTTCTGGCAGGGCGAGCCGCAGCTGCCGCAGAGCGGCGCCCTCTTCTGA